The proteins below come from a single Periophthalmus magnuspinnatus isolate fPerMag1 chromosome 7, fPerMag1.2.pri, whole genome shotgun sequence genomic window:
- the LOC129456377 gene encoding piggyBac transposable element-derived protein 3-like codes for MNRPSACDVSAWIPPLESDDSGLSDSEDCDGDFERNLLCEDESTDEDCTAPTSPSATTGTREIQWETVPQQNSTKDFPVWGGARSHVEEIKQPIQYFRYFFHNDVLELIVQQSNLFYFQQKHSALNLDQNELEQFLGTLLYMSVIQLPRSRLYWSAECRVAQVADIMSRGRWEEIKEFIHFNDNSNLASNNDKLYKIRPFINLLLTKFHVLPQNQMLSVHELIVPFKGKTNLKQYFSNKLYKWGYKIFVLCDTNGLVHSFDIFTGYSEPLPGEPDRGVGGNVVLKFAQVIPSSANHLLFFDSCFSSLDLLVVLANKGIPALGAMKQNRLPGCSFSKDGVMKKNGRGSFEEKKVVIESVEIRAVKWFNHRGLIVASTFASAQPVCQVERWDRKLKKTISVKCPSIISIYNQFKGGVNSLEALISNFPIQIKSRKFYHKLFFYFINMVIVNSWLLYQRDCDFLNVPKKMQKDFLDFRTSIAQALCLQGKDLSRKRSGQPYSEIEKEFEKKKQRGATKAIPTQEVRSDSVGHWPVMETVRQRCKRPNCKGLTVSKCVKCNVHLCLSKRKNCFRDFHE; via the coding sequence ATGAACAGACCATCAGCCTGCGATGTATCGGCCTGGATCCCGCCTCTAGAGAGTGACGACAGTGGTCTCAGTGACAGTGAGGACTGTGATGGAGACTTTGAACGTAATCTTTTGTGTGAAGATGAAAGTACTGATGAAGACTGCACTGCGCCTACAAGCCCCAGTGCCACTACTGGGACAAGAGAGATTCAGTGGGAAACTGTGCCACAACAGAACTCTACTAAAGACTTCCCAGTTTGGGGAGGGGCTCGGTCTCATGTTGAAGAAATCAAGCAGCCCATTCAGTACTTCAGATACTTTTTTCATAATGATGTTTTGGAGCTTATTGTACAACAAagtaatcttttttattttcagcaAAAACACAGTGCTCTTAATCTGGATCAAAATGAATTGGAGCAGTTTCTTGGGACACTTTTGTACATGAGTGTCATACAGTTACCACGGTCCCGGCTCTACTGGTCCGCCGAATGCCGTGTGGCACAGGTGGCTGATATCATGTCCAGAGGCAGATGGGAAGAAATCAAggaatttattcattttaatgacAACAGCAACCTGGCATCCAACAATGATAAGCTTTATAAAATCCGTCCATTTATCAATTTACTCCTCACAAAATTTCATGTTCTCCCACAAAACCAAATGTTGTCTGTTCATGAGCTTATAGTGCCTTTCAAAGGAAAAACTAATCTAAAGCAATATTTTTCCAATAAACTATACAAATGGGGATACAAAATCTTTGTGCTTTGTGACACAAATGGCCTGGTGCATTCTTTTGACATATTTACAGGGTACTCTGAGCCTCTCCCTGGGGAACCGGACAGGGGAGTGGGAGGAAATGTTGTGCTTAAGTTTGCACAAGTCATTCCTAGTTCTGCCAACCACTTACTGTTTTTCGACTCATGCTTTTCTTCTTTGGATTTACTTGTTGTACTGGCAAATAAGGGGATACCAGCCCTTGGGGCAATGAAGCAAAATCGGCTGCCTGGCTGCAGTTTCAGCAAGGATGGCGTCATGAAGAAGAATGGACGAGGGTCTTTCGAGGAGAAGAAGGTTGTTATTGAAAGTGTCGAAATCAGAGCTGTCAAATGGTTTAACCACAGAGGACTGATAGTTGCCAGCACATTTGCCAGTGCCCAGCCAGTTTGTCAAGTGGAAAGATGGGACAGGAAGTTAAAAAAGACTATCTCAGTTAAATGCCCAAGCATAATCAGCATCTATAACCAGTTTAAAGGTGGTGTTAATAGTCTTGAAGCACTTATTTCCAACTTTCCAATTCAGATCAAGTCCAGGAAGTTCTATcataagttatttttttatttcattaatatGGTCATTGTGAACAGTTGGCTCCTATATCAACGTGACTGTGATTTTCTTAATGTTCCAAAAAAGATGCAGAAAGACTTCCTTGATTTTAGAACGTCAATAGCACAGGCGCTGTGTCTGCAAGGGAAGGATCTGTCTAGGAAGAGAAGTGGTCAACCTTATTCTGAAATAGAGAAAGAGTTTGAAAAGAAGAAACAGCGAGGTGCCACTAAGGCTATCCCGACACAGGAGGTGCGCTCTGACTCTGTGGGGCACTGGCCTGTGATGGAGACAGTACGACAGCGCTGCAAACGGCCCAACTGCAAGGGCCTAACTGTCAGTAAATGTGTAAAGTGCAACGTTCACTTGTGCCTCAGCAAGAGAAAGAACTGTTTTAGAGATTTCCATGAGTAG